In the Mytilus trossulus isolate FHL-02 chromosome 1, PNRI_Mtr1.1.1.hap1, whole genome shotgun sequence genome, one interval contains:
- the LOC134724799 gene encoding piggyBac transposable element-derived protein 4-like, translating into MDDSDESFSESDQSDLEAEYDSEEGEEGEEGGEENDRNDEQVLQPWFRTFPPEEERRQPDFQETVGPQNMPNRNSKPIAYFYLLMTLNFLQHIVQETNRYARDFIASRERIRRFSRLHAWPKVGETTLTEIKGFFAVILNMGLVRKATIAEYWNCKLPSQDTSWFRKMFSRNRFQLVFKFFHLTNNNNIPGRNDPNYSPTAKFQCLIDLFNRQSQFHYKPEQNLSIDESLIGTRGRTCMLQYIPTKSSKFGVKVWMLVEAVTGYIIHAIIYRGKTDDPTPPGLTQGSYVVNNLLERAGLLR; encoded by the exons ATGGACGATTCAGATGAATCTTTTTCCGAATCTGACCAAAGTGATCTAGAAGCTGAATATGATAGTGAGGAAGGAGAAGAAGGGGAAGAAGGAGGTGAAGAAAATGATAGAAATGACGAGCAGGTGCTTCAACCCTGGTTTCGGACATTTCCACCCGAAGAAGAGCGTCGCCAGCCAGACTTTCAGGAAACTGTTGGACCACAGAATATGCCAAACCGAAATTCGAAACCTATAGCATATTTCTACTTACTGATGACATTAAACTTCTTACAGCACATTGTCCAGGAAACTAATAG GTATGCTAGAGATTTTATAGCCAGTCGCGAAAGGATTAGACGCTTCTCAAGGTTACATGCTTGGCCTAAAGTTGGAGAAACTACATTAACTGAAATAAAAGGATTCTTTGCTGTCATTCTTAATATGGGTTTGGTTAGAAAAGCGACAATAGCTGAATATTGGAATTGTAAATTGCCTAGTCAAGACACATCATGGTTTAGGAAAATGTTTAGTCGAAACAGATTtcaacttgttttcaaattttttcatCTTACTAACAATAATAACATACCCGGCAGAAACGACCCAAATTACAGTCCAACAGCAAAATTTCAGTGCcttattgatttatttaatagaCAGTCGCAATTTCATTACAAACCGGAACAAAATTTAAGTATTGATGAAAGTTTGATAGGGACGCGGGGCAGAACATGCATGCTTCAATATATACcaacaaaaagttcaaagttcgGGGTAAAAGTTTGGATGCTTGTTGAGGCAGTAACAGGATACATCATCCATGCCATAATTTATAGAGGAAAGACAGATGACCCAACACCACCAGGACTAACCCAGGGTTCCTACGTTGTAAATAACTTGTTAGAAAGAGCTGGGTTACTACGTTAA